One segment of Vibrio gazogenes DNA contains the following:
- a CDS encoding (2,3-dihydroxybenzoyl)adenylate synthase, with protein MTSLTPLDFTPWPAEYEQHYRKQGYWQDRTLFDCLSATVDQSPDAIALVCQDQQYTYQQMRQNIVRLAQGFVSLGLNAGDNVVLQMANEAEFYFCFFALTMQRIKPVLALPAHRHMELSYFCQHTEAKAYIFSDQITGFDAQKQALQLLETCPSVKLAITSGTAAHPEIQALDALYLDASDHPACDRPASNQHTDSVQGSPVTDVAFYQLSGGTTGTPKLIPRTHNDYVYSIIGSIEICRFGPETKYLCVLPAAHNFPLSSPGSLGVFFSGGCVILGQDPSPKAAFGLIERHKVTVSALVPPLALLWMQYAPSACEDISSLKLVQVGGAKFSQSAAQQLPETLNCQLQQIFGMAEGLVNYTRLDDPIDVIVSTQGRPISPDDEVLVVNEEGEPVPAGQEGQLLTRGPYTIRGYYRAAEHNRRAFNHEGFYSTGDLVKLTQDGNIIVTGRDKDQINRGGEKIAAEEVENVLLQHPDVHDAALIAVQDAFLGERSCAIIVLNQTHLDQAKTIKPIVFKRFLHGKGLAEYKIPDQIQFMDVLPKTPVGKINKKRLREQFSAS; from the coding sequence GTGACTTCTTTAACACCGTTAGACTTTACCCCTTGGCCAGCGGAATATGAGCAGCACTACCGCAAGCAAGGATACTGGCAAGACCGGACACTATTTGATTGCTTATCGGCAACCGTAGATCAGTCACCGGATGCCATCGCCCTTGTGTGTCAGGATCAACAATATACGTATCAACAAATGCGGCAAAACATCGTCCGGCTTGCACAAGGCTTTGTTTCTCTGGGTCTCAACGCAGGTGACAATGTGGTGCTGCAAATGGCTAATGAAGCTGAGTTTTACTTCTGCTTTTTTGCCTTAACCATGCAAAGGATTAAACCAGTTCTCGCGCTGCCCGCCCATCGTCATATGGAATTAAGCTATTTCTGTCAGCACACTGAGGCAAAAGCCTATATTTTTTCTGACCAGATCACCGGTTTTGATGCTCAAAAACAGGCTTTACAGCTGCTTGAGACTTGCCCTTCGGTAAAACTCGCTATCACCTCAGGTACTGCGGCTCATCCCGAGATTCAAGCGCTCGACGCCCTCTACTTGGATGCAAGTGACCACCCCGCCTGTGACCGACCCGCCAGTAACCAGCACACTGATTCTGTACAAGGCAGCCCGGTAACGGATGTGGCTTTTTATCAGCTATCTGGCGGGACAACCGGCACACCAAAGTTAATCCCAAGAACGCACAATGACTACGTGTACAGCATAATCGGGAGTATTGAAATCTGTCGGTTTGGCCCGGAAACCAAATACCTGTGTGTTCTGCCGGCAGCCCATAATTTCCCATTGAGCTCCCCCGGCTCACTGGGGGTGTTTTTCTCCGGAGGTTGCGTCATATTAGGTCAAGATCCATCACCGAAAGCGGCATTTGGCTTAATCGAACGCCACAAAGTAACCGTATCCGCGCTGGTTCCGCCTTTGGCCTTACTCTGGATGCAATACGCCCCTTCTGCCTGCGAGGACATCTCCAGCTTAAAACTGGTTCAGGTCGGCGGCGCTAAATTTAGCCAAAGTGCGGCACAACAGTTGCCAGAGACATTGAACTGTCAATTGCAGCAAATCTTCGGCATGGCAGAAGGTCTGGTCAATTACACGCGATTGGATGATCCGATTGACGTTATCGTTTCGACTCAAGGGCGGCCGATTTCGCCCGATGACGAAGTGCTGGTCGTCAATGAAGAGGGAGAACCGGTACCTGCCGGTCAGGAAGGCCAGTTACTCACTCGCGGCCCTTACACCATTCGCGGTTACTACCGGGCCGCGGAACATAACCGACGAGCGTTCAATCATGAGGGATTTTATTCGACGGGTGATCTAGTCAAATTAACCCAAGATGGCAATATCATTGTCACCGGGCGCGATAAAGATCAGATCAACCGTGGTGGCGAGAAAATTGCCGCCGAAGAAGTCGAAAACGTTTTGCTGCAACACCCGGATGTACACGATGCGGCCTTAATTGCGGTTCAGGATGCGTTTCTCGGTGAGCGGAGTTGCGCCATTATCGTTCTCAATCAAACGCACCTCGACCAGGCAAAAACGATTAAACCAATTGTGTTCAAGCGTTTCTTGCATGGCAAAGGCCTCGCGGAATATAAAATCCCCGATCAAATCCAATTTATGGATGTTTTACCCAAAACGCCGGTCGGTAAAATTAATAAGAAGCGACTGAGAGAGCAGTTCTCGGCCAGCTAA
- a CDS encoding isochorismate synthase, with amino-acid sequence MKREVVGFSKMAQELLNQELETAPFFFASPNNSMLGVGIEQQFNQAIPFSELAQRANQMLEQAKTSANDNPVLFATVPFDENTPTKFFIPQKLYVSSSARGSKNDALSPNKATVISPPTGNDYKQGVSTLLNLFNTTELSKVVLSRSVRIATDQNISQTALLRNLLSINARGYTFAADIGDNAKLMGASPELLLAKKGGHVMSNPLAGSRPKSTNASDNQRSHTSLLDTQKDLNEHSFVVEEVEKVLSRYCRNLFTPMVPSVIETETMLHLSTVLEGQAIDPDVNALQIAAELHPTPAVCGFPRQSAYQAIKQIETFERGYFSGMIGWCDARGNGEWVVTIRCAEVSQREMCIFAGAGIVNESSPQSELEETGAKMGTILKAAGIQLDDRLIA; translated from the coding sequence ATGAAACGCGAAGTTGTTGGATTCTCCAAAATGGCTCAAGAGCTCTTGAACCAAGAACTAGAAACAGCGCCTTTTTTCTTTGCATCACCAAACAACTCCATGCTGGGTGTCGGTATTGAACAACAATTCAATCAGGCCATCCCCTTTTCCGAGCTTGCCCAACGCGCCAATCAAATGCTTGAGCAGGCGAAAACATCAGCCAATGATAATCCGGTGTTGTTTGCCACGGTGCCGTTTGACGAAAACACGCCGACGAAGTTTTTTATTCCTCAAAAACTGTATGTCTCCAGTAGTGCCAGAGGGAGTAAAAATGACGCCCTTAGCCCCAACAAAGCAACGGTTATTTCTCCGCCGACCGGTAATGACTATAAACAAGGCGTCTCTACCTTATTGAATTTATTCAATACCACAGAGCTTTCTAAAGTGGTTCTCTCCCGCTCTGTGCGCATCGCAACCGATCAAAACATTAGTCAAACCGCACTACTCAGAAATCTGCTTTCTATCAACGCGCGCGGTTACACATTTGCTGCGGATATCGGAGACAATGCCAAACTGATGGGGGCCAGCCCTGAGTTACTGTTAGCCAAAAAAGGCGGACACGTGATGTCAAACCCACTTGCAGGCTCACGTCCCAAATCAACCAACGCGTCAGATAACCAACGCTCTCATACCTCATTACTCGATACCCAAAAAGACTTAAATGAACATAGCTTTGTGGTCGAAGAAGTTGAGAAAGTCTTGAGCCGTTACTGCCGGAATCTCTTTACACCGATGGTGCCATCGGTCATCGAGACCGAAACCATGCTGCACCTGTCGACGGTGTTAGAAGGTCAGGCGATTGACCCGGATGTGAACGCGCTGCAAATCGCCGCAGAACTTCACCCAACGCCCGCCGTTTGTGGTTTCCCAAGACAATCGGCTTATCAAGCCATCAAGCAGATCGAAACGTTTGAGCGCGGGTATTTCAGTGGCATGATTGGCTGGTGTGATGCACGTGGTAACGGTGAGTGGGTGGTGACGATTCGTTGTGCCGAAGTCAGTCAACGCGAAATGTGTATTTTTGCCGGTGCGGGCATTGTTAACGAGTCTTCTCCGCAAAGTGAACTTGAAGAAACCGGTGCGAAAATGGGCACCATTTTAAAGGCTGCGGGCATTCAACTTGACGACCGACTGATAGCATAA
- a CDS encoding iron chelate uptake ABC transporter family permease subunit: protein MTNLFSPPETSCHDVKIPRQRAMLSTRLSSPSGKLIALLLALLMICTVSIFVGAKSISPSMVMDVLLANTDSTESLIIVESRFPRTVIGLLVGAALAVAGCLIQSITRNPLADPGILGVNAGASFFVLAGVVLLGNQTMPEHLWLAFFGALVTSVFVYFVGTYKEARVNPLKITLAGVAIGALLAGVSSSITLMNPMAFDQMRFWDAGSLDIRDLSLASMAVLPVLFGIIVALVISPALDNLSLGEDIAQGLGTNVKLVQLAALFSIALLCGSSTAIAGPIGFIGLMIPHIARRLSGPNQLWLTLYAILLGPLLIISADIVGRVIAINEIRVSIVTAFVGAPVLIYLARQVTSFGKL, encoded by the coding sequence ATGACCAACTTATTTTCACCGCCCGAAACATCCTGTCACGATGTAAAAATCCCGAGACAACGTGCCATGCTTTCGACACGACTATCCAGCCCGTCAGGCAAACTCATCGCACTGCTACTCGCGCTACTGATGATCTGTACGGTGAGCATCTTTGTGGGTGCCAAAAGTATCTCACCCAGTATGGTGATGGATGTTTTACTCGCCAATACTGACTCGACTGAAAGTTTGATCATTGTTGAGAGCCGATTCCCGAGAACAGTGATCGGCTTACTCGTCGGTGCGGCTTTGGCTGTCGCGGGGTGCTTAATTCAATCCATCACGCGTAATCCCCTTGCCGATCCGGGGATTCTGGGAGTCAACGCCGGGGCAAGTTTCTTTGTGCTGGCCGGGGTGGTGTTACTCGGCAACCAAACGATGCCAGAACATCTCTGGCTGGCGTTTTTCGGGGCGTTGGTCACCAGTGTTTTTGTTTATTTTGTCGGAACGTACAAAGAAGCCCGCGTCAATCCGCTCAAAATTACATTAGCCGGGGTTGCTATCGGGGCGCTACTTGCAGGCGTGTCTTCGTCGATCACTCTGATGAATCCGATGGCATTTGATCAAATGCGTTTTTGGGATGCCGGTTCACTGGATATCCGCGATCTGTCCCTCGCGTCCATGGCGGTGTTACCGGTGTTATTTGGCATCATCGTCGCACTTGTGATTTCTCCGGCATTAGATAACCTTTCGCTCGGTGAAGACATTGCGCAAGGTTTAGGCACCAATGTGAAATTAGTACAACTTGCCGCTTTGTTCTCGATTGCCCTGCTGTGCGGCAGTTCAACTGCCATTGCCGGCCCCATTGGTTTCATTGGTTTAATGATTCCTCATATTGCCCGGCGCCTGTCGGGCCCGAACCAACTCTGGCTCACACTGTATGCGATTTTACTCGGCCCCCTGCTGATCATCAGTGCGGATATTGTCGGCCGGGTTATCGCCATCAATGAAATCCGGGTCTCGATTGTGACCGCTTTTGTCGGTGCGCCAGTGCTGATTTATCTGGCACGTCAAGTCACCTCTTTTGGTAAACTCTAA
- a CDS encoding ABC transporter ATP-binding protein, producing MTEGLSLKIPDKQFTVILGPNGCGKSTLLRGLSKLLSPSKGQICFDGQNLEQYPRKALAKALGLLPQSAIAPSGITVHDLVARGRFPHQSFMRRWTLADEKAVNDAIQATQIEGLLQQTVESLSGGQRQRVWVAMVLAQQTPYLLLDEPTTYLDIAHQIELLELFSTLNRQDGRTIVAVLHDLNHACRYADHLIVMKSGTVVAQGAPKDIMTETLVHDVYGLNSVVIDDPLTHTPLVIPKPLSKR from the coding sequence ATCACTGAAGGGTTATCACTCAAAATACCGGATAAACAGTTCACCGTGATTCTGGGGCCGAACGGTTGTGGCAAATCAACCCTACTCCGCGGCCTGAGCAAACTGCTCTCGCCAAGCAAAGGACAGATTTGTTTTGATGGTCAAAACCTCGAGCAATATCCGCGCAAAGCGCTGGCGAAAGCGCTCGGCCTGCTCCCTCAATCGGCAATCGCCCCCAGTGGCATCACGGTGCATGATCTTGTGGCGCGGGGCCGCTTTCCACATCAGTCTTTCATGCGACGCTGGACACTGGCGGACGAAAAAGCGGTCAATGATGCCATTCAGGCGACTCAGATTGAAGGATTGCTACAACAGACCGTTGAATCGCTGTCCGGCGGACAACGCCAACGCGTCTGGGTTGCAATGGTGTTAGCCCAGCAAACGCCTTATCTACTCTTGGATGAGCCAACCACCTACTTGGATATTGCCCATCAAATTGAGTTACTTGAGCTGTTCAGCACACTGAACAGACAAGACGGTCGCACGATAGTCGCGGTATTACATGACCTCAACCACGCGTGTCGCTACGCTGATCATCTGATTGTGATGAAATCCGGCACAGTGGTCGCGCAAGGGGCACCCAAAGACATCATGACCGAAACGCTGGTCCACGACGTCTATGGGTTAAACAGCGTTGTGATTGATGACCCGCTAACCCATACGCCATTGGTCATCCCCAAACCCTTGTCGAAACGCTAG
- the entS gene encoding enterobactin transporter EntS encodes MTTRKLLLDFSLLKENPHFRMVFIARMMSVLALGMMTVAVPIQIHQMTGSTLQVGLIMALDGIGMFIGLLFGGVLADKYDRRQLILIARATCGIGFGALALNSLLANASLSALYLLSVWDGFFGAMGMTALMASLPVIVGRENLPAAAALSMLTVRIGMVLSPAIGGLIISFGDVSWNYLAAAVGTLGTLIPLFRLPTMKPTHQTPENPLLSLYEGVQFLFSNKVVGCVVVFGTLETLATAVRVMFPALALETFTGDATNAGLMYSAIPLGAMIGALTSGWVKTSRKPGMVMIYATMGTFLSIVCMGLAGNFWLFLAILVVYGYAGSVASLLQYSIVQGHTPDHLLGRVSSLWTAQDVTGDSVGALGLGALGKVMAPALSVFSFGVGATAIGMLMVIAFRALRQATLFDPALAPQQEEAGGDSPQATTG; translated from the coding sequence ATGACAACGCGAAAACTGCTATTAGATTTTAGTCTGCTGAAAGAGAACCCCCATTTTAGAATGGTGTTTATTGCCAGAATGATGTCCGTACTCGCTTTAGGTATGATGACGGTCGCCGTTCCCATCCAGATTCATCAAATGACCGGTTCAACCTTACAGGTTGGCTTGATTATGGCCTTAGACGGCATCGGCATGTTTATTGGTCTGCTGTTTGGTGGGGTGCTGGCCGATAAATATGACCGGCGTCAGTTGATTTTGATTGCCCGCGCGACCTGTGGTATCGGTTTCGGGGCATTAGCGCTCAATAGCCTGTTGGCGAACGCATCATTGAGTGCGCTTTATCTCCTCTCCGTGTGGGATGGCTTTTTTGGCGCAATGGGTATGACCGCGCTGATGGCGTCGCTGCCAGTGATTGTCGGGCGAGAAAATCTACCGGCGGCAGCGGCCCTGAGTATGTTAACGGTACGCATCGGGATGGTGCTTTCGCCGGCGATTGGCGGTCTGATCATTTCATTTGGTGATGTCAGTTGGAACTATTTAGCCGCTGCGGTTGGGACATTAGGGACCCTGATCCCCTTGTTTCGACTGCCGACCATGAAACCGACGCATCAAACACCGGAGAATCCTTTACTCTCTTTGTATGAGGGAGTTCAGTTTCTGTTTTCCAATAAAGTGGTTGGCTGTGTGGTCGTATTCGGAACGTTGGAGACTTTGGCGACAGCGGTGCGGGTGATGTTCCCTGCATTGGCGTTAGAAACGTTTACCGGTGATGCAACGAATGCCGGTTTAATGTATTCAGCGATTCCCCTTGGTGCCATGATCGGTGCGTTAACGTCCGGGTGGGTGAAAACGTCACGCAAGCCCGGTATGGTGATGATTTATGCGACGATGGGTACCTTCTTATCCATTGTTTGCATGGGATTGGCAGGTAACTTCTGGTTGTTCTTAGCGATTCTGGTGGTCTATGGCTATGCAGGCTCCGTTGCTTCTCTGCTGCAATATTCCATCGTTCAGGGGCATACGCCGGATCACTTATTAGGACGTGTCAGCAGCCTGTGGACAGCGCAGGATGTGACGGGAGACTCTGTCGGGGCGCTGGGGCTTGGTGCACTTGGTAAAGTCATGGCACCGGCACTGTCGGTCTTTAGCTTTGGTGTCGGGGCAACCGCTATCGGTATGTTGATGGTGATTGCGTTTCGTGCTTTACGTCAGGCAACTTTGTTTGATCCCGCCTTAGCACCCCAACAAGAAGAAGCGGGCGGTGATTCACCACAAGCCACGACAGGCTAA
- the tnpA gene encoding IS200/IS605 family transposase — protein MGDEKSLAHTRWNCKYHIVFAPKYRRQVFYGEKRRAIGEILRKLCEWKNVNILEAECCADHIHMLLEIPPKMSVSGFMGYLKGKSSLMLYERFGDLKFKYRNREFWCRGYYVDTVGKNTSKIQNYIKHQLEQDKMGEQLSIPYSGSPFTGRRD, from the coding sequence ATGGGGGACGAAAAGAGCTTAGCGCACACGCGCTGGAACTGTAAATACCACATAGTCTTTGCACCGAAATATAGAAGGCAAGTGTTCTACGGAGAAAAACGTAGAGCAATAGGTGAAATATTGAGGAAACTATGTGAATGGAAAAATGTGAACATTCTTGAAGCGGAATGTTGCGCGGATCATATCCACATGCTTTTAGAAATACCGCCCAAAATGAGTGTTTCAGGGTTTATGGGGTATTTGAAAGGTAAAAGTAGCCTAATGCTTTATGAACGATTCGGGGATTTGAAGTTTAAATATAGAAATCGAGAATTTTGGTGCCGAGGTTATTATGTAGATACGGTAGGTAAGAATACGAGCAAGATACAAAATTACATCAAGCACCAACTAGAGCAGGATAAAATGGGAGAGCAATTGTCGATTCCGTATTCAGGTAGCCCGTTTACGGGCCGCAGGGACTAG
- the fepG gene encoding iron-enterobactin ABC transporter permease, translated as MQPSNTILLGSQTGWLNILLSKRALKWSLALLCFTSVVAVFALSTGQLKTTFAELSQVLFGEGEKFLTTVVLEWRLPRLTSGLVFGAALGVSGALFQSLIRNPLGSPDVIGFNTGAYTGALVVIILFGGSYLQIAFGAIVGGIVCAGMVYLLAFKQGIQGFRLIIIGIGVSAMLSAFNTWMMISSSLETSMAAALWGAGSLNGVSWDQVVPSMSFICVALLAAMILARKMNILEMGDDSANMLGISSEKTRQLAMLFGVILTAAVTATAGPISFIALVAPQLAKKLTREGGVAIIPSALMGAMLLTLSDFVAANLFAPNQLPVGIVTISIGGVYLIYLLIQQSGS; from the coding sequence ATGCAACCATCGAATACAATTCTGCTCGGCAGCCAAACCGGCTGGCTCAATATTCTGCTCTCTAAACGGGCGCTGAAGTGGTCTTTGGCGCTGCTATGTTTCACATCTGTTGTCGCGGTGTTTGCGCTGTCCACCGGACAATTGAAAACAACCTTTGCTGAACTGTCACAAGTCCTGTTTGGTGAAGGAGAAAAATTCCTGACCACGGTCGTGCTGGAATGGCGCCTGCCCCGTCTCACATCGGGATTAGTGTTTGGCGCAGCGCTGGGCGTCAGCGGGGCGTTGTTTCAGTCTCTCATCCGCAACCCGCTGGGGAGCCCCGATGTGATTGGCTTCAACACCGGTGCTTATACGGGCGCGCTCGTGGTGATCATTCTGTTCGGCGGCAGCTATTTGCAGATTGCTTTCGGTGCCATTGTCGGTGGCATTGTGTGTGCCGGTATGGTGTATCTGCTGGCGTTTAAGCAAGGTATACAAGGCTTTCGTCTGATCATTATTGGCATTGGTGTCAGCGCGATGCTGAGCGCATTTAATACTTGGATGATGATTTCCAGCAGCTTAGAAACATCGATGGCAGCAGCACTTTGGGGTGCCGGCTCGCTCAATGGTGTGAGCTGGGATCAGGTGGTGCCATCCATGTCCTTCATCTGCGTTGCGTTACTGGCAGCGATGATATTAGCGAGAAAGATGAATATCCTCGAAATGGGCGATGACAGTGCGAATATGCTGGGCATCAGCAGTGAAAAAACACGTCAACTGGCGATGTTATTCGGCGTCATTTTAACGGCGGCTGTCACAGCTACTGCGGGCCCGATTTCTTTCATTGCGCTGGTCGCCCCACAATTGGCGAAAAAGCTGACCCGGGAAGGCGGCGTCGCCATCATTCCGTCGGCTTTAATGGGCGCCATGTTGCTGACTTTGTCAGACTTTGTCGCAGCCAACCTCTTCGCACCGAATCAATTACCGGTCGGCATTGTGACCATCAGTATTGGCGGTGTCTATCTGATCTATCTTTTAATTCAACAATCCGGAAGCTGA
- a CDS encoding 2,3-dihydro-2,3-dihydroxybenzoate dehydrogenase, whose product MKQNNETVLLTGASQGIGYAVLDRLLVEGYKVVATDRCIDALETKLDDFKQTYGDQLDYYAIDLLDPRLAQQVAQLCREYQFDHFVSCAGVLSIGNVHAMAAEDIRQMFDINTFGALTMIQQVAEGMKHRQSGSIVVIGSNSANTPRLNIGAYAASKSALHMLVKCCALELAEYGIRCNIVSPGSTRTEMQTQLWRDNYGEQQVIEGNLEQYRLGIPLSRIAEPADIAKSVLFLLSDAARQITMHDLRVDGGATLDN is encoded by the coding sequence TTGAAACAAAATAACGAAACGGTATTGCTTACCGGAGCAAGTCAGGGGATTGGATATGCAGTATTGGATCGGCTGTTGGTTGAGGGGTACAAGGTCGTTGCAACCGATCGATGCATCGACGCTCTTGAGACAAAGTTGGATGATTTTAAACAGACGTATGGTGATCAGCTCGATTATTACGCCATCGATCTGCTTGATCCCCGGTTGGCGCAGCAGGTTGCGCAGCTTTGCCGTGAATATCAGTTCGATCATTTTGTCAGTTGTGCCGGAGTATTAAGCATCGGAAATGTCCACGCCATGGCTGCTGAAGACATCAGGCAAATGTTTGACATCAATACCTTCGGTGCTTTGACCATGATTCAACAAGTCGCCGAGGGAATGAAACACCGTCAATCGGGGAGTATCGTGGTGATTGGTTCGAATTCGGCCAATACACCAAGATTGAATATTGGTGCCTATGCTGCATCAAAATCTGCTTTACATATGTTGGTGAAGTGCTGTGCACTGGAGTTGGCGGAGTACGGTATTCGTTGCAACATTGTCAGCCCGGGCTCGACCAGAACAGAGATGCAGACGCAGCTTTGGCGTGATAATTATGGTGAACAACAAGTGATTGAAGGCAATCTCGAACAATATCGTCTGGGCATTCCGTTAAGCAGGATCGCTGAACCGGCTGATATCGCAAAGAGTGTGCTTTTTCTGCTATCTGACGCGGCCCGCCAAATCACCATGCATGACCTGCGGGTCGATGGTGGCGCCACGCTGGATAACTGA
- the fepB gene encoding Fe2+-enterobactin ABC transporter substrate-binding protein, with amino-acid sequence MLLTGCNDHTAETASEADLTISQGWPKTITSHYGKVTLSEPPKRIVSTSVSITGTLLAIDAPLIASGGSRPNTHVADQNGFFYQWNQVAYARGVKPLYQGVANAEAVAKQKPDLIIVSATGGDSAAKLYRQFSTIAPTLVINYDDKSWQTLARLLASITDREKQAESAITKFDTELTALKARISLPPQPVSALVYYGDNRGGNFWTNDSAQGQILNALGFTLSPLPDALKHNHQMGQRQDIVPVNGENFADAITGRSVLLFAADNSLIKQVKHNKFIAHLPAISQGHVFAMGNDSFRLDYYSSMNLLATLDKTFSR; translated from the coding sequence ATGTTGCTTACAGGATGCAACGACCATACAGCAGAGACCGCCTCAGAGGCAGACCTGACGATTTCCCAAGGCTGGCCGAAAACCATTACCAGCCATTACGGAAAAGTGACGCTGAGCGAACCACCGAAACGAATTGTGTCCACCAGCGTGTCGATCACCGGCACCTTGCTCGCCATCGATGCGCCGCTGATTGCCTCGGGAGGCTCACGCCCAAACACACACGTGGCTGACCAGAACGGTTTCTTTTATCAGTGGAACCAAGTCGCCTACGCACGCGGGGTCAAACCCTTGTATCAGGGCGTCGCCAATGCCGAAGCAGTCGCGAAACAAAAACCCGATCTGATTATTGTGTCTGCAACCGGCGGAGACTCTGCAGCCAAACTCTATCGGCAGTTCTCAACCATCGCACCGACGTTGGTCATCAATTACGATGACAAGAGCTGGCAAACGTTAGCGCGTCTGCTGGCTTCGATCACCGACAGAGAAAAACAAGCCGAGTCCGCCATCACCAAATTTGATACCGAATTGACGGCATTGAAAGCGCGAATTTCACTGCCTCCGCAGCCGGTCTCCGCGCTGGTCTATTACGGAGACAATCGGGGCGGCAACTTCTGGACCAATGACTCAGCGCAGGGACAAATACTGAATGCGCTGGGTTTTACCCTGAGCCCGCTCCCTGACGCACTGAAGCACAACCATCAAATGGGCCAACGCCAAGATATCGTGCCGGTCAACGGAGAAAACTTTGCCGATGCGATTACCGGCCGTTCGGTGCTGTTATTTGCCGCAGATAATTCGCTGATCAAGCAGGTTAAACATAACAAATTCATTGCCCATCTGCCGGCCATCAGCCAAGGCCATGTGTTCGCGATGGGCAACGACTCTTTCAGACTTGATTACTACAGTTCGATGAACTTGCTTGCCACGCTGGACAAGACGTTTAGCCGCTAA
- a CDS encoding isochorismatase family protein has protein sequence MAIPKIAAYPIPTSDSFPVNKVNWQLDAKRAVLLIHDMQDYFINFFDKKAEPVPALIQHIQSIKQAASTAGIPVVYTAQPANQDPQERALLTDFWGAGLTQDTAIITDVAPQDNDVTYTKWRYSAFKKTPLLEWMNDTGRDQLIIVGVYAHIGVLSTALDAFMLDIQPFVVGDAVADFSLADHQYALQFITGRAGSVKSTQRVIEEIQHSVQSFTPTVLDMIDLDTMQQDVAEILDLDVEEIDVDENLMLLGLDSIRAMSLFEKWRKQGVDVTFSEVIQKVTLRAWWQTMEAAQTRAVA, from the coding sequence ATGGCAATTCCCAAGATAGCCGCATACCCCATTCCCACCAGTGATTCATTCCCCGTGAACAAGGTCAATTGGCAGTTAGATGCAAAAAGAGCCGTGCTGCTGATTCACGACATGCAGGATTACTTTATTAATTTCTTCGATAAGAAAGCTGAACCGGTTCCTGCATTGATTCAACATATTCAGTCAATCAAACAGGCGGCAAGTACGGCGGGGATTCCGGTGGTGTATACGGCCCAGCCCGCGAATCAGGATCCGCAAGAGCGTGCGTTACTGACCGATTTTTGGGGAGCCGGATTAACCCAAGATACCGCAATCATCACGGATGTCGCGCCGCAAGACAACGATGTGACTTACACGAAGTGGCGCTATAGTGCATTTAAAAAGACCCCGCTGTTGGAATGGATGAACGACACGGGGCGCGACCAGTTGATCATTGTGGGTGTTTATGCCCATATCGGCGTGCTGTCTACAGCACTGGATGCCTTTATGCTCGATATTCAGCCCTTTGTGGTTGGTGATGCCGTTGCCGATTTTTCATTGGCGGATCATCAATATGCGTTGCAGTTTATTACGGGCAGAGCCGGGAGCGTCAAATCCACTCAGCGTGTGATTGAAGAAATTCAGCATAGTGTGCAATCCTTCACGCCCACGGTTCTCGACATGATTGATCTCGATACCATGCAACAAGACGTCGCGGAGATTTTAGATCTCGATGTCGAAGAGATTGATGTTGATGAAAATCTGATGCTGCTTGGTCTGGATTCGATTCGCGCCATGAGCTTGTTTGAAAAATGGCGCAAGCAAGGGGTTGATGTCACTTTCTCGGAGGTCATCCAAAAAGTGACGTTAAGAGCGTGGTGGCAAACGATGGAAGCGGCTCAAACGCGCGCAGTTGCCTGA